The following are encoded together in the Pectobacterium punjabense genome:
- the gcvP gene encoding aminomethyl-transferring glycine dehydrogenase translates to MTQTLSQLEHDGAFIERHIGPSVSQQQHMLSVVGAASLDALIRQIVPVDIQLPGPPAVGEAVNEHEALAELKAIAGRNQRYKSYIGMGYSAVLMPPVILRNLLENPGWYTAYTPYQPEVSQGRLEALLNFQQVTQDLTGLDLASASLLDEATAAAEAMAMAKRISKLKQAERFFVADDVHPQTLDVVRTRAETFGFEIVVGKAEEALKDDAVFGVLLQQAGTTGELHDYSDLMAALKARKVVSCVASDIMALVLLTAPGKQGADIVFGSAQRFGVPMGYGGPHAAFFACRDEHKRAMPGRIIGVSRDAAGNTALRMAMQTREQHIRREKANSNICTSQVLLANIAGMYAVFHGPEGLKRIAGRIHRLTDILAAGLTQGGLLLRHCSWFDTLTIEVADKDAVLSRALSFGINLRSDLASAVGITLDEATTREDVQALFAVLLGDDHGLDIDALDAAIGQKAATIPAGLVRHDAILSHPVFNRYHSETEMMRYLHRLARKDLALNQAMIPLGSCTMKLNAAAEMLPITWPEFAELHPFCPTEQALGYRQMIEQLSGWLVQLTGYDAICMQPNSGAQGEYAGLLAIRRYHESRNEAGRHLCLIPSSAHGTNPASAQMAGMEVVVVACDKQGNIDLHDLREKAQAAGEQLSCIMVTYPSTHGVYEETIREVCQIVHQYGGQVYLDGANMNAQVGITTPGYIGADVSHLNLHKTFCIPHGGGGPGMGPIGVKAHLAPFVPGHQVVKIDGVLTEQGAVSAAPFGSASILPISWMYIRMMGAEGLKQASQMAILNANYIATRLQQAYPVLYTGRDGRVAHECILDIRPLKESTGISEMDIAKRLIDYGFHAPTMSFPVAGTLMVEPTESESQVEIDRFIDAMLAIRAEINRVVQGEWPLDDNPLVNAPHTQAELVADWVYPYSRELAVFPAGSEHKYWPSVKRLDDVYGDRNLFCSCVPMSDY, encoded by the coding sequence ATGACCCAGACACTCAGTCAACTCGAACATGACGGCGCGTTTATCGAGCGCCATATCGGTCCTTCCGTCAGTCAACAGCAGCACATGCTGTCGGTGGTGGGGGCGGCATCGCTGGATGCGTTGATTCGCCAGATTGTCCCGGTGGACATTCAACTGCCTGGCCCGCCAGCGGTAGGGGAAGCCGTGAACGAGCATGAGGCGTTGGCTGAGCTGAAGGCCATTGCAGGGCGCAATCAACGTTATAAAAGTTACATCGGTATGGGCTACAGTGCGGTGCTGATGCCGCCGGTGATTTTACGCAACCTGCTGGAAAACCCTGGCTGGTACACCGCCTATACGCCGTATCAGCCGGAAGTCTCTCAGGGGCGTCTTGAAGCGCTGCTGAATTTCCAGCAGGTCACGCAGGATTTAACCGGTCTGGACTTGGCCTCTGCTTCGCTGCTGGATGAAGCCACTGCTGCGGCGGAAGCGATGGCGATGGCAAAACGTATCAGCAAACTCAAGCAGGCTGAACGTTTCTTCGTCGCCGACGACGTGCATCCGCAAACGCTGGACGTTGTGCGTACCCGTGCGGAAACCTTCGGCTTTGAGATTGTGGTCGGCAAGGCTGAAGAGGCACTGAAAGACGATGCGGTGTTCGGCGTACTGCTGCAACAGGCGGGGACAACGGGCGAACTGCACGATTACAGCGACCTGATGGCCGCACTGAAAGCGCGTAAGGTCGTTAGCTGTGTGGCGTCGGACATCATGGCGCTAGTATTGCTAACTGCGCCGGGCAAGCAGGGCGCGGATATCGTTTTCGGTTCCGCACAGCGTTTCGGCGTGCCGATGGGTTACGGCGGCCCACACGCGGCGTTCTTTGCCTGTCGTGATGAACATAAACGTGCCATGCCGGGACGTATCATCGGCGTGTCGCGTGATGCGGCGGGCAATACCGCGCTGCGCATGGCGATGCAGACACGTGAGCAGCATATTCGCCGCGAGAAGGCGAACTCGAATATTTGTACTTCGCAGGTGTTACTGGCCAACATCGCAGGGATGTATGCGGTATTCCACGGGCCGGAAGGGCTCAAACGTATTGCGGGGCGCATCCATCGTCTGACCGATATTCTGGCAGCAGGATTAACGCAGGGCGGACTACTTCTGCGCCATTGCAGCTGGTTTGACACGCTGACCATTGAGGTGGCGGATAAGGACGCGGTGCTGAGCCGCGCATTAAGTTTTGGCATCAATCTGCGCAGCGATTTGGCGAGTGCCGTGGGCATTACGCTGGATGAAGCGACCACGCGTGAAGACGTGCAGGCGCTGTTCGCGGTGCTGTTAGGCGACGATCACGGGTTGGATATCGACGCGCTCGATGCGGCCATCGGCCAGAAAGCGGCAACGATCCCCGCTGGGCTGGTGCGCCACGACGCGATCCTGTCGCATCCGGTGTTCAACCGCTATCACAGTGAAACCGAGATGATGCGCTACCTGCACCGTCTGGCGCGTAAGGATCTGGCACTGAATCAGGCGATGATCCCGCTCGGTTCTTGCACCATGAAGCTCAACGCGGCGGCGGAAATGCTGCCGATTACCTGGCCAGAATTTGCCGAGCTACATCCATTCTGCCCGACGGAACAGGCGCTGGGCTATCGCCAGATGATCGAACAGCTATCGGGCTGGTTGGTGCAACTGACCGGCTATGACGCGATTTGCATGCAGCCCAATTCTGGTGCGCAGGGCGAGTACGCGGGGCTGTTGGCGATCCGTCGCTATCATGAAAGCCGCAATGAGGCGGGTCGTCATCTCTGTCTGATTCCTAGCTCCGCGCACGGAACTAATCCGGCATCGGCGCAGATGGCGGGAATGGAGGTCGTGGTGGTAGCCTGCGACAAGCAGGGCAATATCGACCTGCACGATCTGCGTGAGAAAGCGCAGGCTGCGGGCGAACAGCTGTCCTGCATTATGGTGACCTACCCGTCTACCCACGGCGTCTATGAAGAGACGATCCGCGAAGTGTGCCAGATCGTGCATCAGTACGGCGGTCAGGTGTACCTGGACGGTGCGAATATGAACGCCCAGGTTGGGATTACGACGCCGGGCTACATCGGCGCGGACGTATCGCACCTGAACCTGCATAAAACCTTCTGTATTCCGCACGGCGGCGGCGGACCGGGCATGGGGCCGATTGGCGTGAAAGCGCATCTGGCACCGTTTGTGCCGGGTCATCAGGTGGTCAAAATTGATGGTGTGCTGACGGAGCAGGGCGCTGTCTCTGCGGCGCCGTTCGGCAGCGCTTCTATCCTGCCGATTAGCTGGATGTACATCCGCATGATGGGGGCGGAAGGGCTGAAGCAGGCCAGCCAGATGGCGATCCTGAACGCTAACTATATCGCGACGCGCTTGCAGCAGGCATATCCAGTACTTTATACCGGCCGTGACGGTCGTGTCGCGCACGAGTGCATTCTGGATATTCGTCCACTCAAGGAAAGCACGGGTATTAGCGAAATGGATATCGCCAAACGCCTGATCGACTACGGTTTCCATGCGCCGACGATGTCGTTCCCGGTGGCGGGTACGCTGATGGTAGAACCGACGGAATCAGAAAGTCAGGTGGAGATCGATCGCTTTATTGATGCGATGCTGGCGATCCGTGCCGAAATTAACCGCGTCGTGCAGGGCGAGTGGCCGCTGGACGACAACCCGCTGGTTAACGCGCCGCACACGCAGGCGGAACTGGTAGCCGACTGGGTGTACCCGTACAGCCGCGAACTGGCTGTCTTCCCGGCGGGGAGTGAACACAAATACTGGCCGAGCGTGAAGCGTCTGGACGACGTTTACGGCGACCGTAATCTGTTCTGTTCATGTGTACCGATGAGCGACTATTAA
- a CDS encoding carbohydrate ABC transporter permease yields the protein MRAKCFPYLVLLPTLVFLLAFTYFPLLRSVIDSLYDTRLNADTPLFVGLDNFVRLVQDAVFWQALLNNVLYILMTVVPGVLLALLLAVLLWENTRVNRWLRTAFFFPMIIPLVSAATLWLFIFMPGLGLLDYSLAKVFGPMNNNYLGMSDSALVAVSVIGIWKFAGYYMLFFLAGLQAISASAREAALMEGASRRQVFFYVTLPLLRPTIAFVVTIAFIYAITQIDHVAVMTRGGPNNATTVLLYYIQDLANDTHDLGKASAATFLTLALLFAFSIMNLKVLEKGAHYER from the coding sequence ATGCGTGCAAAATGCTTTCCCTACCTTGTGCTGTTGCCGACGCTGGTTTTTTTGCTTGCCTTCACCTATTTCCCCCTGCTGCGTTCGGTCATCGACAGCCTGTATGACACTCGGCTGAATGCCGATACGCCGCTGTTCGTCGGGTTAGATAATTTTGTTCGTTTGGTGCAGGACGCCGTGTTTTGGCAGGCATTGCTGAACAACGTGTTGTATATCCTGATGACGGTCGTGCCCGGCGTGCTGTTGGCACTGTTGCTGGCGGTGCTGCTGTGGGAAAACACGCGGGTAAATCGTTGGTTGCGCACTGCTTTCTTCTTTCCGATGATCATTCCGCTGGTGAGCGCCGCGACGCTGTGGCTGTTCATCTTTATGCCGGGACTGGGACTGCTGGATTACTCTCTGGCGAAAGTGTTCGGCCCGATGAACAACAACTATCTCGGTATGAGTGACAGCGCGCTGGTGGCGGTGAGCGTCATAGGTATCTGGAAGTTTGCGGGTTATTACATGCTGTTTTTTCTCGCCGGTCTGCAAGCCATTTCTGCTTCTGCACGCGAGGCGGCGCTGATGGAGGGCGCTTCGCGGCGTCAGGTGTTTTTCTACGTCACGCTGCCGCTGTTGCGGCCAACCATCGCCTTTGTGGTGACCATCGCTTTTATCTACGCCATTACTCAGATTGATCACGTCGCCGTGATGACGCGCGGCGGGCCGAATAACGCCACGACTGTGCTGCTTTATTACATTCAGGATCTGGCGAATGACACGCACGATCTGGGCAAAGCCTCTGCGGCTACCTTCCTGACGCTGGCGCTGCTGTTTGCCTTTTCCATTATGAATCTGAAGGTGTTGGAGAAGGGGGCACATTATGAGCGCTGA
- a CDS encoding carbohydrate ABC transporter permease yields MSAENQIVDVRSVKSQRVESRSMANPLRITTRFTLPLLLICAALLWVSPFIWMLSSSVSTSSFGVDMASLLPRLPLTLDNFRDAWDSADWLRLYTNTLIFAVGTFLVQLVTITTAGYIFAYHEFRGKTLLFYLLLIQMMIMPVVMMVPNMMTLKQLGLLNTLTGVMMPYFASAFGVFLMRQAFLNIAKEIEEAALMEGCRWWQVVFHVLIPMTWPSILAFATVSITYHWNEYLWPLMVLNDPDKQVLTIGLVSFAMGAESGGQWGLICAGTLLVCLPLMVAFVVFQKQFLSSFGFSGIK; encoded by the coding sequence ATGAGCGCTGAAAATCAGATCGTTGACGTTCGGAGCGTGAAAAGTCAGCGCGTTGAAAGCCGAAGCATGGCCAATCCTCTTCGTATCACGACGCGGTTTACGCTGCCGCTGTTGCTGATTTGTGCCGCGTTACTGTGGGTCAGCCCGTTTATCTGGATGCTGTCTTCTTCTGTCAGCACCAGCAGCTTTGGCGTAGACATGGCCTCGCTGTTGCCGCGTCTCCCGCTGACGCTCGATAACTTCCGTGATGCGTGGGACAGCGCCGACTGGTTACGGCTCTACACCAACACGCTGATCTTTGCCGTTGGCACGTTTCTGGTACAGCTGGTCACGATCACCACGGCGGGCTACATCTTCGCCTACCACGAATTCCGTGGCAAAACGCTGCTGTTCTACCTGCTGCTGATTCAAATGATGATCATGCCTGTCGTCATGATGGTGCCAAACATGATGACGCTCAAGCAGCTCGGCCTGCTCAATACCCTGACTGGCGTGATGATGCCGTATTTCGCCTCAGCGTTTGGCGTGTTTCTGATGCGTCAGGCGTTTCTCAATATTGCCAAAGAGATCGAAGAGGCCGCGTTGATGGAAGGCTGTCGCTGGTGGCAAGTGGTGTTTCACGTCCTGATTCCTATGACCTGGCCGTCGATTCTGGCCTTCGCCACGGTCAGCATTACCTACCACTGGAACGAATATCTCTGGCCGCTGATGGTGCTCAACGACCCGGACAAACAGGTGCTGACCATCGGGCTGGTGTCGTTCGCGATGGGCGCAGAGTCTGGTGGACAGTGGGGATTGATCTGCGCGGGTACGCTGCTGGTGTGCCTGCCGCTGATGGTGGCTTTTGTCGTGTTTCAGAAGCAGTTCCTGAGCAGCTTCGGCTTCTCGGGCATTAAGTGA
- a CDS encoding phosphodiesterase: protein MLLAQISDLHFRSEGRKLYEFIDINGENAEVINQLNALRERPDAVVISGDIVNCGRPQEYQVAQRVLQMLDYPLYVIPGNHDDKQHFLNAMRPLCPQLGDDPENIRYAVDDFPMRLLFIDTSLAGQSKGWLTPSTLGWLEQQLQDHSTRETAIFMHHPPLLLGSAQMDRIACENGHELLMLIERFPQLTRVFCGHTHRLIMTQHRQAIIATVPGTVHQVPYFYEDDAPYYNLEPASVVMHRYVPVTGLVSYCQSLASYPGPYLYDPRISCPVDA from the coding sequence ATGTTGCTGGCACAGATTTCCGATCTGCATTTTCGCAGTGAAGGGCGCAAGCTCTATGAATTTATTGATATTAACGGGGAAAATGCGGAGGTCATCAACCAGTTAAACGCGCTACGTGAGCGGCCAGATGCCGTAGTGATTAGCGGTGATATCGTTAACTGCGGGCGTCCGCAAGAGTATCAGGTTGCACAGCGCGTGTTACAAATGTTGGATTACCCGCTGTATGTGATCCCAGGCAATCATGATGATAAGCAGCATTTTCTCAACGCGATGCGCCCGCTGTGTCCGCAACTGGGTGATGACCCGGAAAATATTCGCTATGCAGTGGATGATTTCCCGATGCGTTTGCTGTTTATCGATACCAGTCTGGCTGGGCAATCGAAAGGCTGGCTGACGCCGTCCACGCTGGGCTGGCTGGAGCAGCAATTGCAAGATCACTCGACGCGTGAAACGGCGATCTTCATGCATCATCCACCGTTGCTGCTGGGATCGGCACAGATGGATCGTATCGCCTGCGAAAACGGGCATGAGCTGCTGATGCTGATCGAACGTTTCCCACAGCTCACACGCGTATTTTGCGGGCATACGCACCGTTTGATTATGACGCAGCATCGGCAGGCGATTATTGCCACCGTACCGGGAACCGTCCATCAGGTTCCGTATTTCTACGAAGATGACGCACCGTATTACAACCTGGAGCCTGCCAGCGTGGTGATGCATCGCTATGTGCCGGTGACCGGGCTGGTGAGCTATTGCCAGTCGCTTGCGTCTTACCCCGGCCCTTATCTCTATGATCCGCGTATCAGCTGTCCGGTGGATGCGTAA
- a CDS encoding ABC transporter ATP-binding protein, with amino-acid sequence MAVIQLRNISKRFEHMQALASLSLDIADGEFLVLVGPSGCGKSTLLRMLAGLEDVSDGQILLGDDDITAWSPKQRNFSMIFQNYALFPHLTVEQNITFGMRMRGEPKAEYPQRVQRVASLLQLEPLLKRKPGKLSGGQRQRVAMARAIVRDPRLFLMDEPLSNLDARLRSDVRDGIMDLHRQLKTTTVYVTHDQIEAMTMADRIAVLDRGVLQQVGTPEQLYSHPANVFVAGFIGTPAMNMVTLACSDGHAFLQALSVALPASEETRSLTSVLLGVRPEHITEHAASDGDLSLPGTVKQRELFGAEYLIHVDTPLGNIRYRRPNRDGVPDIGTSVVLHFSPQDCHWFSGQTARNLSQEKRNA; translated from the coding sequence ATGGCCGTGATTCAGTTACGTAATATCAGTAAACGCTTCGAGCACATGCAGGCGCTGGCATCGCTGTCTTTGGATATCGCCGACGGTGAGTTTCTGGTGCTGGTTGGGCCGTCCGGCTGTGGAAAAAGTACGTTGCTGCGTATGTTGGCCGGTCTGGAAGACGTCAGCGATGGGCAAATCCTGCTGGGTGATGACGACATTACCGCATGGAGCCCAAAGCAGCGTAATTTCTCGATGATCTTCCAGAACTATGCGCTGTTTCCACACTTGACGGTCGAGCAGAACATCACTTTTGGTATGCGGATGCGCGGTGAACCGAAAGCGGAGTATCCACAGCGGGTACAGCGCGTCGCCAGTCTGCTCCAGCTTGAGCCATTACTCAAACGCAAGCCGGGGAAATTGTCCGGCGGCCAGCGTCAGCGCGTGGCGATGGCGCGAGCGATCGTGCGCGATCCACGCCTGTTTCTGATGGATGAACCGCTGTCGAATCTGGATGCTCGACTGCGCAGCGATGTGCGGGACGGCATTATGGATCTGCATCGGCAGTTGAAAACCACCACCGTCTACGTCACGCACGATCAGATCGAGGCGATGACGATGGCGGACAGGATTGCCGTACTGGATCGTGGCGTGCTGCAACAGGTTGGTACACCAGAGCAATTGTACTCCCATCCGGCTAACGTTTTTGTCGCCGGATTTATCGGGACGCCAGCAATGAACATGGTGACGCTGGCCTGTTCTGATGGTCATGCGTTTTTGCAAGCATTGTCTGTGGCGCTGCCCGCCAGTGAAGAAACGCGTTCATTAACCAGTGTGCTGCTAGGGGTTCGCCCTGAGCATATTACCGAACACGCCGCGTCAGACGGCGATTTATCGTTACCGGGAACGGTGAAGCAACGGGAGCTGTTTGGCGCAGAGTATCTGATTCACGTGGATACGCCGCTGGGCAATATCCGCTACCGTCGGCCAAATCGTGATGGTGTGCCGGACATTGGTACGTCCGTTGTGCTTCATTTTTCACCGCAGGATTGTCATTGGTTTTCCGGGCAAACCGCCCGTAATTTATCCCAGGAGAAAAGAAATGCGTAA
- a CDS encoding ABC transporter substrate-binding protein, whose translation MRKPRMMALAIALLMSGPALAKESIDFMFPAPVDGKLTMEMTRIIKEYNQSQDQVEVRGIFTGNYDTTKVKAEAAAKAGDPPALVIMSANFTADLVIKDEILPMDELFKYGNEKATPFLTKNFWPALHQNAQVMGVTYAIPFHNSTPILYYNEDMLKKAGFNEPPKNWDEVVAVAKKLTDPAKGQWGIMIPSTNDDYGGWMLSALTRANGGAYYNADYPGEVYYNTASTKGALQFWRDLVHRDKAMPAGVLNSKQISAAFFSGKLGMAMLSTGALGFMRENTKDFQLGVAMMPEKERRGVTIGGASLVSFKGISEEQKKAAWQFMNYLVSPEVSGSWSRFTGYFAPRMAAYDLPEMKDYLAKDPRAAIALSQLQYAHPWYATYETVAVRKAMENQLAALLNDPAKKVDDAAVAAQKEADNIMKPYVDKTALRDVK comes from the coding sequence ATGCGTAAGCCTCGTATGATGGCGCTGGCGATAGCCTTGCTGATGTCTGGCCCGGCGCTGGCAAAAGAGAGTATCGATTTTATGTTCCCCGCCCCGGTCGATGGCAAGTTGACGATGGAAATGACGCGCATCATCAAGGAATACAACCAATCACAGGATCAGGTTGAAGTGCGTGGGATATTCACCGGCAATTACGACACGACGAAAGTGAAAGCGGAAGCCGCCGCCAAAGCGGGCGATCCGCCAGCGTTGGTCATTATGTCGGCCAACTTCACCGCCGATCTGGTCATCAAAGATGAAATCCTGCCGATGGACGAGCTGTTCAAATACGGCAATGAAAAAGCGACGCCTTTTCTGACCAAAAACTTCTGGCCTGCACTGCATCAGAACGCGCAGGTGATGGGCGTGACCTACGCGATCCCGTTCCACAACTCGACGCCGATCCTCTATTACAACGAAGACATGCTGAAGAAGGCTGGCTTTAATGAACCGCCGAAAAATTGGGATGAAGTGGTTGCAGTTGCGAAGAAACTGACCGATCCGGCGAAGGGGCAGTGGGGCATCATGATTCCGTCCACGAACGATGACTACGGCGGCTGGATGCTGTCTGCGTTGACGCGCGCCAACGGCGGAGCGTATTACAATGCTGATTATCCAGGAGAAGTGTATTACAACACCGCATCGACCAAGGGTGCGCTTCAGTTCTGGCGCGATCTGGTGCACCGCGACAAAGCCATGCCCGCTGGCGTGCTGAATTCCAAGCAAATCAGCGCCGCGTTTTTCTCCGGTAAGCTGGGTATGGCGATGCTGAGCACGGGGGCGCTGGGCTTTATGCGTGAAAACACCAAAGATTTTCAACTTGGTGTGGCAATGATGCCGGAAAAAGAGCGTCGTGGTGTGACCATCGGTGGGGCGAGTCTGGTGAGCTTCAAAGGGATTTCCGAGGAGCAGAAGAAAGCGGCCTGGCAGTTTATGAACTATCTGGTCAGCCCGGAAGTCAGCGGAAGTTGGAGCCGTTTTACCGGCTATTTCGCACCGCGTATGGCCGCCTACGATCTGCCAGAAATGAAAGACTATCTGGCGAAAGATCCGCGTGCAGCCATTGCGTTGTCGCAGCTGCAATATGCTCATCCGTGGTATGCAACCTATGAAACGGTCGCCGTACGCAAAGCGATGGAAAATCAGCTGGCGGCGCTGCTAAACGATCCGGCGAAAAAGGTTGATGACGCCGCGGTGGCTGCGCAAAAAGAGGCAGATAACATCATGAAGCCTTATGTGGATAAAACCGCGTTACGGGACGTGAAATAA
- a CDS encoding MFS transporter: protein MPTTSCYYKNNRNFWIFGAFFFLYFFIMATCFPFLPIWLSDVIGLNKTDTGIVFSFLSLFAILFQPFLGILSDKLGMKKHLLWVISVLLLFFAPFFLYVFAPLLKINVILGALVGGLYIGFSFSAGAGAIEAYIERISRQHHFEYGKARMFGCFGWGICASTAGMLFNINPDIVFWMGSGSAIILLVLLCLAKTESNPTAAVMDSLGANASPFSLKLALGLLTNRQFWLLVLYVVGVACIYDVYDQQFANFFKSFFSSQEQGNQIFGFVTTAGEAANALVMFCTPWLIGRIGAKNALLVAGTIMSIRILGSACATSVTEVIILKMLHAFEVPLLLIGIFKYIANTFDSRLSATIYLVGFQFAKQFMAIFLSSAAGNLYDRIGFNQTYLILGGIALAFTAISAFTLSSSRSTASMHSQAAH from the coding sequence ATGCCAACTACCTCGTGCTACTACAAAAATAACCGTAACTTCTGGATTTTCGGCGCATTCTTCTTTCTTTATTTTTTTATCATGGCGACATGCTTTCCGTTTTTGCCGATTTGGCTGTCGGATGTTATCGGGCTCAATAAAACCGATACCGGCATCGTCTTTTCCTTCCTGTCTTTGTTCGCCATTCTGTTTCAGCCGTTCCTCGGCATTCTGTCCGACAAGCTGGGCATGAAGAAGCACCTGCTCTGGGTAATCTCCGTGCTGTTGCTCTTTTTTGCCCCTTTTTTCCTGTATGTCTTCGCCCCGCTGTTAAAAATTAACGTAATACTGGGTGCCTTAGTCGGCGGCCTGTATATCGGATTCTCTTTCAGCGCAGGAGCCGGTGCCATTGAAGCCTACATCGAACGCATCAGCCGACAGCACCACTTTGAATATGGTAAGGCGCGCATGTTTGGCTGCTTTGGCTGGGGAATCTGCGCCTCAACGGCGGGCATGTTGTTTAACATCAACCCCGATATCGTATTCTGGATGGGGTCCGGGTCGGCGATTATTTTGCTCGTGTTGCTATGTCTGGCAAAAACAGAGAGCAACCCAACCGCCGCCGTCATGGATTCACTGGGTGCTAACGCCTCGCCTTTTAGCCTCAAACTGGCATTAGGCCTGCTGACTAACCGTCAATTCTGGCTGCTGGTACTGTACGTAGTCGGCGTCGCCTGTATTTATGATGTCTACGATCAGCAATTCGCTAACTTCTTTAAATCGTTCTTTAGCTCGCAGGAACAGGGCAATCAGATTTTTGGTTTTGTCACCACAGCTGGGGAAGCGGCGAATGCACTGGTGATGTTCTGCACGCCGTGGCTGATCGGTCGGATCGGTGCCAAAAATGCGCTGCTGGTGGCAGGAACGATTATGTCGATCAGGATCTTGGGTTCGGCCTGCGCCACGTCCGTCACGGAAGTCATCATTCTAAAAATGCTGCATGCCTTCGAAGTGCCATTGCTGCTCATCGGGATCTTCAAATACATCGCCAATACGTTTGATTCACGCTTATCGGCCACAATTTATCTGGTGGGCTTCCAGTTCGCCAAACAGTTCATGGCGATATTTCTCTCCTCCGCCGCAGGCAACCTGTACGATCGTATCGGTTTTAACCAGACTTACCTGATTCTGGGCGGCATTGCGCTTGCTTTTACGGCGATCTCCGCCTTTACGCTGTCATCTTCACGCAGCACGGCGAGCATGCATTCTCAGGCTGCGCACTAA